CATCTGCTCCGTCGGGGAGGAGCCTTGCTTTTCTCCTGGTTCCTCTCAGTCACATTGTGCATGGAGCTCCACTGCTTCACCACACTGTCTTGTGCAAACGGGAAGAAGACCTCTTCTTCCTCTGGCGTCCGACAACACCCACGGTGGTCCCCAATTTTCAGATTGGCAGAAAGGCTTGCGCGCCTCTTCCCCAGTTGCCTCATGGTACCTGGCATTTCACATCAGAGATCCCCAAAATGACAGCCTGAGGGTTGACAGCTTTGATTTCATGGTAATGCTTCCATTAGGCAAGTGCTGACTAAGAAAAGCTCCCTATAGTCGTAAAGAGGTGATCAAAAGCACCCCACCTTCAGCCTCCATGGGCACAAGCTGCATCAGTGCTTCATGTGCTGATCTCCTGCCGTGCTGGGCTGACAAAGCTGATTGCTTATCAGACTGAGCAACTGGGCTTATACTGCGGAGGCCGGAGACAGCTAAGTTCTAGTGCCTTAAGACAATAATAAGATTGACGTTTTAACCCTTTATAAGGAACTATTTCCATACAAGCAtttctttcattctttttctTGTTGCCTCCATTTTAGCTGGTTGTTTCTATCACAAActagccccctttcaggtagggAGACAACCATTTATCATTTCTGTTTCTGAACCTAATTGAAGGGCACATGGCCCATCTCATGGTCATTTAACTCCTGCCACTGTCTCAAGTGCCAAGGAGGCAACAGGAATAGAACTGTCTGGGAACTTCTACCAGCTTTAACCTCCATGGGCACCCCCAGCTGAGATACTGCTCTGAGATTTATTCATTCATCAAGCACCTGTGCTTTAAAGCAATCGCTACGGCTCCATTCTGTCATCACTTTTCTGGGTCACTGCAACAAGAGACACTGCGACACATAGACtagggatggaagagacctaTTGGGTCCTAGCCCATTCCCAAGCCAGCCCAGGGCACTCCCTGTAGTGTCGCTCGATGCTTTGTACAGTCCGGTTATCAGCGATAGGGGGATCCACCACGTCTGTCAGATGGGAATACTGGTGCTGACCTACTTCTCAGAGAGGCTTAattaatgaatgtttgtaaagtggAAAGGGCTAGATGCTAGAAACACAACGCCCAGCCCTCCTCCCGGCTCTCACCCATTCCTGTGGCTCCTCTTGGAACACTATCAATtgtctgtaaaaagcaacagagagtcctgtggcaccttatagactaacagacgtattggagcatgagctttccggggtgaatacccacttcgtcagactctttgtcgctttttacagatccagactaacacggctacccctctgatactctaaatTGTCTATAACTTTCTGGTAATGAAGTGCCCAGAGCTGCACAGAAGGACCTCCCTGCTCCATGACTTGATGCCTCTTTTCATGGAGCCCATTCTCTTGCTACTGTAATGCACCACAGAACCCTGAGTTAGTGACTGTTCCAAGACCACCAGGCTTTTTGGATTGAAGCAGCTGGGTCTAATAACTCTGTGCATTTGCCTACTTAGACTTCCTCTAGATGCATGGTGCCATATTCAGAGGTGGCATGTTAGAGCCCCTTACACTGGCATAGAAACATGCCCGCCCCCCAGCTTAAACCTACTTGCACCTACTCTATCAAAGTCTAAGCGAGTCCCAAGTTTGGTGTAACTTGCAAGCTAAGGAGTCAGAAGATGTTTAAGTTCCACTTCTTTACTACTCTAACCCTGCTTTAAATTACTTTCTTCTGGTGGCAGAGGACCTGCTGTGCTTCCCTctaccttgtgcagtcatttacaccaatgtaaaccattctgatctggtagcatttGATACCACTCTGCACACTGTAAATGAAAACACACAGGGCAGAGCAATGGAGAACCAGAATACAAGTTAGACATTAGACTCCTATAAACATGTGTAAGTAGCTCCAAAGAAGCCTGAAAGGGAGTTAGTACAACTAACTTACCTCTGAATTTGCTAAATATCACAATGAGAATTTAAATAACTGTATTAACACGTAAATCCTAGATTGACAGGCATTGTTAAAATGCCTTAAATTAAATATGGACAATTCATGGATCCAAACAAAATTATTAATATACACTAGAGAGAAACTATCATTTAAAACAGCTAAGAGACTTTCAAAGGGGCTTAATGGAATTAGGGCTGGATTTTTTGAAAGGTACTTAGCTGTAtaaagggattttcaaaagcatcaatCTGCATATTCAGGTGccgaaatacctttaaaaatctggcctttattCAAATCCCATTGAATGTCAATGAGaatcaggcacctaactccctgagGCAGCATGCATGATTAGAGGCTAGGAAACCAGGCTTTACAGTGAAAGGTTCAAGGAGAACAAGCGGTTTATCGTATcaaagagaagtttaaggggtgacttgatcagtctgtaAGTAGCCACATAGGGAACAGAAATGTGATAATAGAGGGTTCTTCAAACTAGCAGTGAAAAGCATAACACGATCcagtagctggaagttgaagttagacaaacaGACTAAAATAAGGcacaatcttttttttaaaacagtgagcATAATTAACTAGTGGAAAAATGTACCAAGGGTTGcaatggattttccatcactgaaaattagggctgtcaagcaattagaAAAattatgattaatcacactgttaataatagaataccatgtatttaaatagttttgtatgttatctgcattttcaaatataatgatttcaattacaacacagaatacaaagtgtaccgtgctcactttatatttattttttattaaatatttgcactgtaaaaaacagaaatagtatatttcatttcacctaatacaagtgctgtagtgcaatatctttctcataaaagttgaacttacaaacgtagaatggtgtacaaaaaataactgcattaaaaaataaaacaatgtaaaactttagaacctacaagtccactcagtctgatttcagccaatcgctcaaagtctggttacaatttgcaggagataatgctgcccacgtcttgtttataatgtcacctgaaagtgagaacaggggttCGCATGGCATGGTTGTAGCCAGcctcgcaagatatttacgtgccagatgcactaaagattcatatgtccttcctgcttcaaccaccatttcagaatacatgcatccatgctgatgacgggttctgctcaataacaatccaaagcagagcggcccgacgcatgttcattttcatcatctgagccagatgccaccagcaggttgattttctttttggtggttcgggttctgtagtttccacattggaatgttgttcttttaagacttctgaaagcattctccacacctcgtccctctcagattttgaaaggcacttcagattcttaaaccttgggttgagtgttGTAGTTATCTTTAgcaatctcacactggtaccttctttgtgttttgtcaaatctgctgtgaaagtgttcttaaaacgcacatgtgctaggtcatcatctgagactgttatgaaatatatggcagactgggggtaaaacagaacaggagacatacaattctcccccaaggagttcagtcaccaatttaattaaagcattatttttttaatgagtatcATCAGcacggaagcatgtcctctggaatggtggccgaagcatgaggGGGCATATGCATGtttaaaaattatctaagttatacctggcacgtaaatatcttgaaacgtgaatgcctgttctcactttcaggtgacactacaaataagaagcgggcaacattatctcccggAAATGTAAATAGACTTGTTTGTCTTAggaattggctgaacaagaagtcggactgagtagacttgtaggctctaaagttttacattttgtttttgagtgcagttatgtaacaaaaaaaaaatctacatttgtaagttgtactttcacgataaagagattgcactacagtacttgcatgaggtgaattgaaaaatactatttttttaattttacagtgcaaatatctgtaataaaaaataaagtgagaactatacactttgtattcagtgttgtaatagaaatcactatatttgaaaatgtaggaaaacatccaaaatatttaataaatttcagttgctattctattgtttaacagtgctattaattgcaattattttttaaatagcagTTAATTTTTTGGAGTTAATCATGAGTCAAcagattaatcaacagccctacagaaaatctttaaattaagattggatgttttttcagaagatctgctctagctcaaacaCGAATTAATGCAGGGAAGTTTTTTAGCTTGTATTATGTCTgactagctgatcacaatggtcctttctcaTTTTATAATCTATGAAAATCACAGACTAAATTCATAAAGATGGACCAGACCATTATGACTGACAATAAAAACTACCATAAGCAGTAATGATGCAGCACAGGTAGGTGCATGTAAGACTGTAGAAAAATCAGTATATTACACTGTGTTGTCTGAGAGATGGCACATGATCACAACCAGACTGTATGGGAACAACAGACTCACCAGGAGGCAGAGCTAATGGTGCACTTTAACATAGGCATTTCCTCACTTTTGGATATTTAACTGTGCAGGCCTAGCTCACAGATCGGAGCTTTTTGCATTTAATGCGTGGAGTTGAAGTGGGAGCTTGATTAATATCCCTGATGTATCCAGTCAGTTACCAACTCCTGCCTGCACTTGAAGTTTCTCCACATCCCCCAAAATACCACCCTTCTTTTCCTTTGCTATAGTAAAGCATTCTCACAGGCCTAGGTCTCACTGACTGCAACCTCCTCTCTCTACCATACCCAATTCACTTCTCACTCCCCACCAGCAGGCAAAAGCCCCTTCACTGGCTACTGACCAGCCCCCTCTTGCCTCATTCTTTAAGTCTGAGCTGCCCTTCACCAGGATTACAGCCATGCACAATTGTGCCTCTGCCCAAAGCTCCAGCTGCATCTCCCCATTCCTTGTTTTGCTCCCTTTGCTTCAGTCAAGCCTCTATGCTCCCTGTATTTCTCTTGCTCATTCTTGGCTTTGTGCTTTTTTCCATGTTGGGACTTGCATACAGAACTTACTTCTGTCAGCCTCTAGCTAAATCCTTCCTTAACTCCAGTCTCCTGAGCAGCTATCAAGGTTAACGCTCCAAACTAAGTGACATTGTCACATCCCCAGCCAAAAAAGCATTGTGCTGCACTTCGGACTCAGCCATCCTCTGCGTTTGGTATTGGAATGTTTCTATCCATACCCTTGTCTGTCTTAATGCTGAGCAGGGACTGAATCAATCATAATAATGGAAATGACCCTTAAAACAAAATCCAGGAAGCCACCAAAAGTTTTCTAAAGATCTTTAATTCGCCCATGGTCATTCAGCACCCACCCAATTGCCAACGGTGGTTCTTTGTCCATTGTCCAGAATGCAGCACACTGAGCCCTCAGGGGTTCAGCCTCACGCTAGTGCTCTATTCCAGTGCTGGGAAGAGCCAAGATCCTAAATATGTCATACCTCCTACAAACTCTCTCATATTACATATGCACATGTACTCACTATACAAACCCCCAAGGAGTCCTGCCCTCTGAGGCTGCTGGGTGGAGTGTATGCCTGCAAGCAGAAGCATCACCTGTAAGGCACCACATTCAGCCAACAGGGCAGCAAGCTTCTACCATCTGTGCGTGTATTGAGCAAGCATCTGTGCAAAAAATAGAATAGGTCTTGAATGTCAAAAATGGATTAAAGGGACAAGAGAGTGTTCGCCCTCCACCAGCACCAGGTTTCTACACTAGTACTGTAGAGGGAACAGGTCCAGTGTTTTACACTTCTTTAATAACAGTCCATGAAAAAATGTACCGACCAAGATCTGAAATGGAGGCACAGCTACTAGCTGACCTTTGAGACCAAGACTACTCACAGGTAAAAGCAAAGAAGAGCAAAGCTGGCTCCAGATGTTTGTCAAAACTTAAAACATCTGCTAACAAACTCTTCTGACTGCACGGAGGATGCAACGTCCAGGGATTTCAGTGTCAAAGTGGAaactctgggcccaatcctgcaaggagcTTAGTGCACCTCCTACATTGAGTGcactgggagttgagggcactcaggtCCTGAATGGCCTgtgctgtgcctaggggccgcTGCACTGCCCGTGACCCAATGCAAAGCGAAGCACACAGGAGACTCCATTTTTCCATCTCCTTGACAGTTCTCCTGCAGTCAATGAAGTTTTAAGAGCTTCTGGTACATGACATTTGAGCTCATGGCTTAGAAATATGAGCAGTATCCTCGGGGATATAGATTATATACCCATGTCACTCTCAGCTCGGCCCTTCACATGTGTGCAGAATGGAACAGCCTGCCCTGGAacaggagcaaacagctgtgcttaCAGGCAAGATACAGCATGGTAGGGAGAGGTAGTTTTGGACTCTTGGGAGGACATGGAAGGGAGAGCAGCCAGATGTACTGCAGAGGCTACATAGTGCACTGGCCAGAGCTATTCCAGCAAGAAGTGACTTGTGGAATAACCCACGGGGGGGAGGAGTTGTGTCTACAATGGGGGAAATGGATGACCCGTTGTGACATTCCAAGCGTTTCCATCACATTCTTGTAGGGTTGATTTTAGAGCACGAGTGACAATCATTTCTGATTCCCCATTGCCACTATAATCCCACAATCTAAACTCCCTGTGCCAAAGGAAGAGTCCTTGATTATTCCAGTGTGATTGTCACCCAGTCAAACCCCAGAAAACTTGACCCAGAAATTGTGCAATCAGCATTTGGAGGGAGTGTGATGAGGACCACTGCATTGGGTCCCATCTCACAGCACCGCAACTTCCTGCAAGATTAAGAAAAACCAAGACATCTGGTTATTTAATATCCTCTGTGCCAAagacttttatttaattttattttgcaaaGCTTGTGGGGAAGCCATCCACTGTAAAAAGCTCCAAAATTAGCAGCCCCTTAGTGTCTAGGGACTCAGAGCTTCCTCTGGGTTCATCAAGCCCAATTATCTCCCCACTGCAACAAGCCAGTCATTGAAAGAGATGCCAGAAGTCTGCCCAGCACAGAGAagctgggtttgtgtgtggggagagactcCTTTCCTGCCCCTCATATAGAGAAAGGAACTCACTGCAGAGTGGACAGTAGAAAATGATTTCTGCTCCACCAGAGAGCTAATGGAGGGCTAAGGGGTCAGAAGGGGGGGAAAGCTCAGCATGGGGCAGTTTGGCTCCAGTGCAGAGTAGGAGACATACCCATCAAGGGAACGAGTCCGAAGGTCTCCTGTCCGGAACTAGCTGCTCCTTGGAAGCTTTCTCGAGGCTGAAGGTGGAGAAGTTGTTCTCTCCTCTGAACTGGCCCCATCTAACAGTGCAGCCTGCAGCCACCAGCACACTCAGGAGCACTGCAGACAGAAAAACACACAGGCAGTAAGTTGCTGTGATTTCTGCCCCGAAGTAGGCAGCAGCACTGAGGCTAAGCTGCTCCATGCTAGTGCCCCAGCATTTAGACAGACAAAGCAATGACTCACAATGGTAAGAAGTGGGGTTGTGTCCCCTGGAGGGATGATTAGTGCCAAGTCCCATGCAGTGGGACTCCGTTTCCAACAGGAGAAGGAAATAATGTGCCTTTTCCCAAAGCTGGAAATTTAGACCCTTCGACTTTGCCACCTAAGCGCTTGGGACAAGATGCCTAAGCCACACTGCAGCGAGAGTGGTTAGCGGAAGTCCTAGGGCAGCCATTCCTATCCAATCCGATAGGAGCCAAGTTCAGTTTCATTGACGCTACTCAGCAAAAGCCAAGCTCAGTTCTGCAGCACCCTTTGGAGTCTCACATACCAAAAGCAGCTGTCACCCACAAGGGGCCTCGCATCTCAGACAACACAGGTTTCCCAGGTTTGGAGATCGCTGGATTCTCTAAAATGAAAGCAGAGGGCACTCAATAATTGGGCTTTCAAAGGTCGCTGTCATACTGAGATTGAATTACGCTCAAAAAGGGTTCAAAGCAGTTCCCATTCTGCACCTCACCTTCAGCTTCCTTGCCAATTTTGAGGGTTTCACCACCagattttcatattttaaaaaatgtcttctCTGCCTTATGGCTGTATGAACAGCCCCCATGAACAACTAAGGGAACCTGACTACTGCggtaggggagaggggaaagcagAGAGCGTTGTTGTAggaaagacaaggtgggcgaggtaatatacAGATAACCTCTGGAGGCCCAGAAAGGATGAGATTGTGGGGGTGGGAGCAAAAAGATTGTGACAGTGCTCGGTGGCAGGCATAAAAAACTAACTAAGGTGGGGGGAAATGGAGAAAACAAGGGGTGTGTCTAGTCAAactcctgcagcagcacagctgctgtGCTATAGCACTTCAGAGCAGACATGATCTATGGTGACAGGAGGGGTCCTGTAATCCACCTCctctagtgctgtctacaccagggcttaggtcgCAATTGCCATGTCTCTCAGGGATGCGAGAGATATGGCTACGCCAATGgaagttcccagtgtagacaggggcggctctaggcaccagcaaagcaagcacctccttggggcagcccatttgcaggggcggcatgggagctgaaaaccaacagggggctctgggagctgtagttccttgaaagcagcaaagagtcttgtagttccttggttagctccctgcctatagagccagccctggagcagagaaggaactacatttcccagcattcccttggctacacccaactggaaaggaaagagggggacctcatgtggcagcatgctgtgagtgcggtgaatggtagggagaccatattttaacattcaaaaaacaggaggagggaagccccaccctgccaccatccactccctccgactgccccccacagaaaccccaacccattcAACTCCCCCCccctcactccctgtcccctgatcactccctcctggaacccctgcccctaactgcccctaggaccccaccccctatctaagcgctgctgctccttgtcccctgattgccccctcctgagacccctgcccctaactgccccttgggaccccaccccctcatctaagcctcccttctccttatccccaactgccccctcctgagaccccccccaacttctccccaggaccccaccccctacctgtcccctgacaaacctctgggactcccatgcctatccaatcgctgcctgtcccctgactgcctccccgaacctccgccccatccaacccaccctgctccctgtcccttgactgcccctccGGAACcccttaccccttctccaactgCCTAGCCCCcatactgtgccactcagaccagcatgtccggctccgcgcagctccagatacactgctgcatacatgctgtcgtgctcccctgcagagcccccccgccccacccagcacctgccttccagatttgaacacctcaaaattcaggagcgCTCAAGCTCAGTTTGAGCAGCTGtttcttcatttctcccaaatcaaatacactgtaacttgctgtagaaaaggtaggataaaattgagcaagaaatgctccccagtggttattaggactggaattgctattttcaacagccattgccttctttgtttgtttgtttaaaaggaagacagtgatattgcattggcaaattccccatagaaagaaagagtggaataaaggcacctcaacttttcctcatttatgtaggacagtcttataatatgcatccagatatcctccaatcacacaagctgaaaattgttccactttactgcagttctggaaccacatgggaaccaatcctgtctgttttgtgcacatccaaaattcctgatgaatgacctgccctgggagcgagttaccagtgacccagggctgcggcggcaggagggtgcaggtgtgtgtgtgggagagcccagtgctggggcggcaggaggtgtgtgtgtggggagggaaggaggggagccccgggctggggcagcagcggggtgcggggagggcactggtgggggggaaaagaGGGAAGCCCAGCGcaggggggaagcccagggctggggcagcaggggagtgcgggggggggggcgggggaggaagccCAGGGCGGGGACGGGGAGCAGCCAAAATTTTTCTTGcgtggggcagcaaaaaacctagagccggccctgagtgtagaccagcccaaattTTCTCTCAGGTGTCCAAGAGGCAGGAATCCCCGGTGTCACTTGTAGCAGGTGTAAGGTTTACAGACTAAAGGAAGATTTAAAAGTGGGTTGTGTTCCTTTAAGTGCTTCATGTCCCAACCCCCTGCATTGCATCCATCCCAGCCACCAatctgccagtgccccagcactCGGCTCCCACCCTGCACGCACTCCCCCTTGTCCCTGCCTCCGTGtggcccccagcccaccctggcTGTAACAGGCGGTCTCCCTGCAGCGCTCACCTGTCCGGGCAGTGCTCGGCGCTGGGGCAGTGCCAGGGGAGTCGGGGCCGCACTCCCGCTCGTCCTGCCCGTCCTCACAGTCCGCGTGGCCGTCGCAGCCCCAGGCGGATGGGAAGCACTCGGCCCCCTCCGCGCACTGGAACAggcaggggcaggcgggggccGGCGGGGCTCCCGGGTGCTCACAAGCCTGGGCTGATTCATCCGCGCGGTCCGGGCAGTCCGGGCGGCCATCGCAGAACCGCTCCGGGGGCAGGCTGCGGGcgtgcctggggctccagcaccGCTCCCCGCGGGGGCTGCACGGCAGGCCGGACGCTGGAGCCGGAGGAGAGGCAGGTTAGCCCGGCCCCTGCGCCCGTTCCCCGGCCGGGCTCGCCCCGGGGCTCCCCCGGGCTGCCCGCGCTGAGAAGTGTCACCCCGGCACGCGGAGGGGCGGGGCCCCGCGATGACCaatagggagggggcaggacacgAGACGGGCGGCTGGGGACCAATAGGCGCCGCTGAGAGGCGGGGCCAGCGCGTGGGGGGCGGAGTCGAGTGACCGGCGCTGAGGGAGAGGATGAGCGCCCGGCAGTGCGCTCAGTGACCCCCCCCGCCCGTCCCCCCGGCCCGGGTCCTCACCGTTCCCCGCTGGCGGTTCCAGCCCCGCGGCCAGCAACTGCCTCAGGAGCAGCGCGAGAAGCGGCCACATGCCGCCCGCACCAGGTCAGAAAGAGCGCGTCCACGCGGAGCTGCGGCGCATGCGCGACAGAGGAAGAAGGCGGGGCAGTCCAGGGAAGACGCATGCGCGGGGCAGGAGCCGAGGGGTTCCCCCCCCAACCTCCAAATAGAACGCATGCGCAGGAGGCGAGCCAACGAGGCGCGCGCGAGGGAATTGAGTGCCCCGCGGCAGCTGTGCGGTGCGGCTCgtgcctgccccagcctgtgCCCGGATTGCAGCCTGCAGCCATGGAGGCGCTGGCTCCGCTGCAGCCTGCGCGTCACGCTGCACGAGGGAAGGAAGCAGCGGGCCTGGTTGCTGCAGGACAAGCTCGTGGTGGGCTTACACTCTGCTTAGATTCTGTGGCTGCATGTGACGTGGGCTTTCCTGTCAGGGACAGGACAAGGCACAACGAAACGGGACTGATTTCTGTGCGGCTGCGTTGCAGTCAGATGGTAGAGTGGGCAGGCCTTTGGGCTCTCACTGCTTTCTTACATTTCCCAACACAAGCCCAAGGTGTGTTCAAGCATTAAACGTTCAATCTCAACCCACTTCCCTCTCTCTGTGGTCATTTAAGGCACCATGGCTCTTTTCCCAGAACACTTTTTGGGTTTGGGAGGGAAGCTAAAGGAAAATAGAAATGACCAATATTCCAGGAGAAAAGCTTTGCTGAGAGCTAGGGGAATGTGGGGAAAACAAGGCAAAAGGGCGTTTAAACAGTTTCCCTTTCAGCAGCTAGCCCTGCCATGTTTGCTTGAAAGTATTCCtgctttaaaactttttttagtTGCCTATATTAGTAAAACTTAGTGGTTTTTGTTAACTCTAATCCTATATTTGGGCAAAACATCTCCCTACTGCTTTTCAGTTTATTCAGCCCAGGATCCACTTACTACCTCAAACAGGAATGACCCTCATGCTATCTATATAATGGGATAAAGCTAAAGGGCAAGTTAGATATAAATATCAGGAAAAACGTCTTCCTGACAGTGTGAAAGGTGTATTAAGGTGCAGAATAACATTCTAAAGACAATAGAAGCCAAATGCATTAGATGAGCTGAAATCTGTTTTGATCTCTACTTTCCAGGATTTTATGACTTAAGAATCCCATCTCCAGTTGAAAAACTCAAAGGATTCAGAGACAACAAAGGGATTTGgggaagatttctttcaggatgtgatcCTCATTGAGTAttggttgtaattgtttaattaTACCCCAtctgggttccagtgtgggatgGTATGTGACAACCAGGGGTGTGTGGGTTGGTGGGTCCTCCGCCCATCAGGTTCTCTTGGGTGGCCTGTTCCTGGTATTTTAGTACTTACCTGTAGATAAGAGATGCCTTGGTGTGTTTGAGATGGTTACTGGATATATGATGGTAGGTGTGCTGATTGTggatttcttgtatatagttgtctgtagggttccttTGTTGAAGCTGATCTTGGTgttcaggaagttgatgctggcaCAGGAGAGTTCTACAGAGTGTGATAGATGGGTTCTGGTTGTTGAAGATGTAGTGGAAATCTGAGGGAATTTAGGTCCTCTCTCCAGAGGATGAAGATATCAATTTATCTCAAACAGATCATTGGTtctgtggtgcatttgtccagaaattcagCTCTTACTTGGGTGCTGCCATT
This sequence is a window from Mauremys reevesii isolate NIE-2019 linkage group 26, ASM1616193v1, whole genome shotgun sequence. Protein-coding genes within it:
- the CD320 gene encoding CD320 antigen, coding for MWPLLALLLRQLLAAGLEPPAGNASGLPCSPRGERCWSPRHARSLPPERFCDGRPDCPDRADESAQACEHPGAPPAPACPCLFQCAEGAECFPSAWGCDGHADCEDGQDERECGPDSPGTAPAPSTARTENPAISKPGKPVLSEMRGPLWVTAAFVLLSVLVAAGCTVRWGQFRGENNFSTFSLEKASKEQLVPDRRPSDSFP